A single window of Polaribacter sp. SA4-10 DNA harbors:
- a CDS encoding transketolase, translating to MPATQQLQDFTQQVRRDILRMVHAVNSGHPGGSLGCAEFITCLYQEVMEYSTDFTMDGNNEDLFFLSNGHISPVFYSVLAHSGFFPVEELATFRLLNSRLQGHPTTHEGLPGIRIASGSLGQGLSVGIGAAQAKKLNGDDKIIYTLHGDGELQEGQNWEAIMYASAKKVDNLIATVDLNGKQIDGATDDVLPMGSIRAKFEAFGWDVLDVEKGNNIDAILAGLAAAKSLTGKGKPVCILLHTEMGNGVDFMMHTHAWHGKAPSDDQLENALAQNPATLGDY from the coding sequence ATGCCAGCAACACAACAATTACAAGATTTTACACAACAAGTTAGAAGAGATATTTTAAGAATGGTACATGCCGTGAATTCTGGACATCCAGGAGGTTCTTTAGGCTGTGCAGAATTTATTACTTGTTTATATCAAGAAGTAATGGAATATTCTACAGACTTTACTATGGATGGTAATAATGAAGATTTATTCTTTTTATCAAACGGGCACATTTCTCCAGTTTTTTATAGTGTTTTGGCACATAGTGGATTTTTCCCTGTAGAAGAATTAGCAACATTTAGATTGTTAAACTCTCGTTTACAAGGCCATCCAACAACACACGAAGGTTTACCAGGAATTAGAATTGCTTCTGGTTCTTTAGGTCAAGGATTGTCTGTTGGTATTGGTGCTGCACAAGCTAAAAAGTTAAATGGCGATGATAAAATTATTTATACTTTACATGGTGATGGTGAATTGCAAGAAGGTCAAAACTGGGAAGCAATTATGTATGCATCAGCAAAAAAAGTTGATAATTTAATTGCTACTGTAGATTTAAACGGAAAACAAATTGATGGTGCTACTGACGATGTTTTACCAATGGGAAGCATCAGAGCAAAATTTGAAGCTTTTGGTTGGGATGTTTTAGATGTTGAAAAAGGAAATAATATAGATGCTATTTTAGCAGGTTTAGCAGCAGCTAAATCATTAACAGGAAAAGGAAAGCCAGTTTGTATTTTATTACACACAGAAATGGGTAATGGAGTAGATTTTATGATGCATACGCATGCTTGGCATGGTAAAGCACCAAGTGATGACCAATTAGAAAATGCTTTAGCTCAAAACCCTGCAACTTTAGGAGATTATTAA
- a CDS encoding sulfurtransferase yields MFNKPLVSVDWLYSNLDTNKLIILDCTIPKVTEKTKLEEVKEQIKGAIFFDIKKIFSDVNSPFPNTILSPDKFEEKAQQLGLNSDSILVVYDDLGIYSSPRVWWMFQLMGFKNIAVLNGGLPLWKSKNYPIETPKKLQLKKGNFKVDYQPGKIKFTKNVLLAIENDKILIADARSKDRFYARELEPRKEIRNGHIPNSVSLPFNEILENGLMKSVEELTEAFSKINQNKEQIIFTCGTGVTASILALGAELAGIKNYSVYDGSWTEWGSTDNLPIEID; encoded by the coding sequence ATGTTTAATAAACCACTTGTTTCTGTAGATTGGTTGTACAGTAATTTAGATACTAATAAGTTAATTATTTTAGATTGTACAATTCCAAAAGTTACTGAAAAGACTAAATTAGAAGAGGTTAAAGAACAAATAAAAGGAGCTATTTTTTTTGATATAAAAAAGATTTTTTCCGATGTAAATTCACCTTTTCCAAATACAATTTTATCTCCGGATAAATTTGAAGAGAAAGCACAACAATTAGGACTAAATTCTGATAGTATACTTGTAGTTTACGATGATTTAGGTATTTATTCAAGTCCTAGAGTTTGGTGGATGTTTCAATTAATGGGGTTTAAGAATATTGCCGTTTTAAATGGTGGTTTACCTTTATGGAAATCAAAAAATTACCCTATAGAAACCCCAAAGAAACTTCAATTAAAAAAAGGAAATTTTAAGGTAGATTATCAACCAGGAAAAATAAAATTTACAAAAAATGTACTTTTAGCTATTGAAAATGATAAAATTCTAATTGCGGATGCCCGATCTAAAGACAGGTTTTATGCAAGAGAACTAGAACCAAGAAAAGAGATAAGAAACGGACATATACCAAATTCTGTTTCTTTACCTTTTAATGAAATTCTAGAAAATGGATTAATGAAATCAGTAGAAGAATTAACAGAAGCTTTTAGTAAAATAAATCAAAATAAAGAACAAATTATTTTTACTTGCGGAACAGGAGTTACCGCTTCAATTTTAGCTTTAGGCGCAGAATTAGCCGGAATTAAAAACTACTCAGTTTATGATGGTTCTTGGACAGAGTGGGGAAGTACAGACAATTTACCAATAGAAATAGATTAA
- a CDS encoding Crp/Fnr family transcriptional regulator → MNIEKSIIPEIFKDISFSQEEVNSIESKFEKLNLKKGTALLNAGELVSNQYFVYSGCLRTYFIDNSGKEHTLQFAINDWWISDYTAFFTTTKALMNIETIQDAALYKISKKDMEALYSKIPQLETFFRKKMEKAFASFQKRILASLAQSAKERYVSFISTYPNIEQSVKNYHIASYLGITTESLSRIRKELAHE, encoded by the coding sequence ATGAACATCGAGAAATCAATAATACCAGAAATTTTTAAAGACATTTCTTTTTCGCAAGAAGAAGTAAATAGTATTGAAAGTAAATTTGAAAAACTCAATTTAAAAAAAGGCACAGCACTCCTGAATGCGGGGGAACTTGTAAGCAACCAATACTTTGTTTATAGTGGATGCTTAAGAACCTATTTTATTGACAATTCTGGTAAAGAACATACCTTACAATTCGCTATTAATGATTGGTGGATAAGTGATTATACCGCATTTTTCACAACTACGAAAGCGCTCATGAATATTGAAACTATTCAGGATGCAGCTTTATATAAAATTTCCAAAAAAGATATGGAAGCTTTGTATAGCAAAATTCCACAATTAGAAACCTTTTTTAGAAAAAAAATGGAAAAAGCATTTGCTAGTTTTCAAAAAAGGATATTAGCAAGTTTAGCACAATCAGCAAAAGAAAGATATGTATCTTTTATAAGTACTTACCCAAACATTGAACAGAGTGTTAAAAACTACCACATAGCTTCTTATCTAGGGATTACAACAGAAAGCTTAAGCAGAATTAGAAAAGAATTAGCGCACGAGTAA
- a CDS encoding ABC transporter permease produces MRFLFEKDTWQEIYDSIRKNKGRTAITIFGAFWGILLLVGLLGAAKGIENSFNSMFGDFATNSVFMTGSRTSMPFKGFQEGRQINLRLGDVDKIRSEIDGVQFVVPRNATGGQVIHGLKTGNFTVFGDFPLLDEVQKKNLIEGRFINQNDINENKKICIISEGVYKELYDKNEQSIGTYIKISGINYIVVGVYKTSRFEGKNNIHIPFSTFKLVYNKGDKFSWMVVTGKKEFDIVQVEADVKLLLKNLHKIHPEDNRAFRGFNLGKEISKVTDFLTGLKALTWIVGVATLIAGVFAIGNILLITVKERTKEIGIRRALGATPNKVRQQIILESLFLTLLAGSLGIIAGGGVLMLIDKFDLLVNPTVDIPIVLIAYSVLVILGTLIGFIPAYMATVVKPIDALREE; encoded by the coding sequence ATGAGATTTTTATTTGAAAAAGATACATGGCAAGAAATTTATGATAGTATTCGTAAGAATAAGGGTAGAACAGCTATTACTATTTTTGGCGCGTTTTGGGGTATTCTTTTATTAGTAGGTCTTTTAGGAGCTGCAAAAGGAATTGAAAATAGCTTTAATAGTATGTTTGGTGATTTTGCTACAAATAGTGTATTTATGACCGGAAGTAGAACTTCTATGCCATTTAAAGGTTTTCAAGAAGGAAGACAAATAAATTTAAGGCTTGGTGATGTAGATAAAATTCGTTCAGAAATAGATGGAGTTCAATTTGTAGTGCCAAGAAATGCAACAGGAGGTCAAGTAATTCATGGTTTAAAAACAGGTAATTTTACAGTTTTTGGCGATTTTCCTTTATTAGATGAAGTACAAAAAAAGAACTTAATTGAAGGAAGGTTTATCAACCAAAATGACATTAATGAGAATAAAAAAATATGCATAATTAGTGAAGGAGTTTACAAAGAATTATATGATAAAAATGAACAATCTATAGGTACTTACATCAAAATAAGTGGTATAAATTATATAGTTGTAGGCGTTTATAAAACAAGTAGGTTTGAAGGGAAAAATAACATACATATTCCATTTAGCACTTTTAAATTAGTTTATAATAAAGGTGATAAATTTAGTTGGATGGTTGTTACTGGAAAAAAAGAGTTTGATATTGTTCAAGTAGAAGCAGATGTAAAACTTTTATTAAAAAACTTACATAAGATTCACCCAGAAGATAATAGAGCATTTAGAGGTTTTAATTTAGGTAAAGAAATATCTAAAGTTACTGATTTTTTAACAGGACTGAAAGCGTTAACTTGGATCGTTGGTGTTGCAACTTTAATTGCTGGAGTTTTTGCAATTGGTAATATTTTATTAATTACAGTAAAAGAACGTACTAAAGAAATTGGTATAAGAAGAGCCTTAGGAGCAACACCAAATAAAGTGAGACAACAAATTATTTTAGAGTCATTATTTTTAACATTATTAGCAGGATCTTTAGGTATTATTGCTGGAGGAGGAGTTTTAATGTTAATAGATAAATTTGATTTATTAGTAAACCCAACAGTAGATATTCCAATAGTATTAATAGCTTACTCAGTATTAGTAATACTAGGAACTTTAATAGGTTTTATACCAGCATATATGGCTACTGTAGTGAAACCAATAGACGCATTAAGAGAAGAATAA
- a CDS encoding thiol-disulfide oxidoreductase DCC family protein, whose protein sequence is MVDLPKNKKLILFDGVCNLCNTSVTKVIDNDKKNTFVFTALQSETGQQILDQLKIDISKMDSIILYEPGISYDIKSTAALKIMNDFGGFWQVTQLFWIFPEAFRDFIYDYIAKNRYKWFGKKENCMIPSPKLKAKFLS, encoded by the coding sequence ATGGTTGATTTACCTAAAAATAAGAAGTTAATTTTATTTGATGGAGTTTGTAATTTATGTAACACTTCTGTTACTAAAGTTATTGATAATGATAAAAAAAACACCTTCGTTTTTACTGCTTTACAGTCTGAAACTGGACAACAAATTTTGGATCAATTAAAAATTGATATTTCTAAAATGGATTCTATTATTTTATATGAACCAGGTATTTCTTACGATATAAAATCTACTGCTGCTTTAAAAATTATGAATGATTTTGGCGGTTTTTGGCAAGTCACACAATTGTTTTGGATATTCCCAGAAGCTTTTAGAGATTTTATTTACGATTATATTGCAAAAAACAGGTACAAATGGTTTGGAAAAAAAGAAAACTGTATGATACCATCACCAAAATTAAAAGCTAAATTTTTATCCTAA
- a CDS encoding ABC transporter permease, with the protein MFDLDRWREIFQSISKNKLRSALSGFTVAFAILLFTLLFGIGNGLQNTFKNEFAKDAMNSIYIWSNYTTKAYKGNQIGRRVQFKNDDFTFLKEKFGDKIQTISPRIQRSSEVVYKNKKDTYSVRGVYPEYYVLESAEVTEGRFLNYRDIHERGKVVVIGRMVEKDLFGQLSAFGKQINIGGIIYKIIGVFSDPGGDSDERHIYTPFSTMQRLYGNNDYLDEFGITYNPDLSIDEAIAFGSKMQRELKKKHNVSPNDQRGIGLNNYASGNKEVSGMMVGLGILILVIGFGTLIAGVVGISNIMVYIVKERTKELGIRKAVGATPKAIVAMIMQEAIFITAISGYVGLMIGVGILELLGPSLEKYFILNPGVSQPVVIGATVTLILAGVIAGYLPAKKAARIKPVIALSAD; encoded by the coding sequence ATGTTTGATTTAGATCGTTGGAGAGAAATATTTCAAAGTATCAGTAAAAACAAATTGCGTTCAGCATTATCTGGTTTTACGGTAGCGTTTGCAATTTTACTTTTCACCCTGTTATTTGGAATTGGTAATGGACTTCAAAATACCTTTAAAAATGAGTTTGCAAAAGATGCAATGAACTCTATTTACATCTGGTCTAATTATACAACAAAAGCTTATAAAGGAAATCAAATAGGAAGAAGGGTTCAATTTAAAAATGATGATTTCACCTTTCTTAAAGAAAAGTTTGGAGATAAAATTCAAACTATTAGTCCAAGAATTCAAAGATCTTCAGAAGTAGTTTATAAAAATAAAAAAGATACTTATTCTGTTAGAGGAGTTTACCCAGAATATTATGTTTTAGAATCTGCAGAAGTAACAGAAGGTAGGTTTTTAAATTATAGAGATATACATGAAAGAGGTAAAGTAGTTGTTATTGGTAGAATGGTTGAAAAAGATTTATTCGGTCAATTAAGTGCATTTGGAAAACAGATTAATATTGGCGGAATTATCTATAAAATAATTGGTGTTTTTTCTGATCCGGGAGGAGATAGTGATGAAAGACATATTTATACTCCATTTTCTACAATGCAAAGACTATATGGTAATAATGATTATTTAGATGAATTTGGTATTACATATAACCCAGACTTAAGTATAGATGAGGCTATTGCATTTGGAAGTAAAATGCAAAGAGAACTTAAAAAGAAACATAATGTTTCACCTAATGATCAACGTGGTATTGGTTTAAATAATTATGCTTCAGGTAATAAAGAAGTTTCTGGAATGATGGTTGGTTTAGGTATTTTAATATTAGTAATTGGTTTTGGAACTTTAATTGCTGGTGTTGTGGGGATCAGTAATATTATGGTATACATTGTTAAAGAAAGAACAAAAGAACTAGGAATTAGAAAAGCTGTTGGAGCAACCCCTAAAGCAATTGTTGCAATGATAATGCAGGAAGCTATTTTTATTACTGCAATTTCTGGTTATGTTGGTTTAATGATAGGAGTAGGAATATTAGAATTATTAGGTCCAAGTTTAGAAAAGTATTTTATTTTAAATCCAGGCGTATCACAACCTGTAGTTATTGGAGCTACAGTAACCCTAATTTTAGCGGGTGTGATTGCAGGATATTTACCAGCAAAAAAAGCAGCAAGAATTAAACCAGTTATAGCATTAAGTGCAGATTAG
- a CDS encoding type 1 glutamine amidotransferase domain-containing protein produces the protein MKRITLLIMTLVLILSCGKNTKESNATEQKLNTNSEKNTAMKKVLFVLTSHEDLGNTGEKTGFWIEEFATPYYVMKDNGVEVTLASPKGGQPPIDPKSTSPDFQTPATVRFNGDKETQEILSKTVKLETVNEADYDAVFYPGGHGPLWDLAEDKNSIALIESFYRNNKPVAAVCHAPAIFKHTKNTDGTSLVNGKKVTGFTNGEEDAVQLTSVVPFLVEDMLKSNGGIYSKKADWNPYAVEDGLLITGQNPASSELVAELLLKKLK, from the coding sequence ATGAAAAGAATAACGCTATTGATAATGACTCTAGTTTTGATTTTATCTTGTGGTAAAAATACAAAGGAAAGCAATGCTACTGAACAAAAACTTAACACGAACTCAGAAAAAAACACAGCAATGAAAAAAGTATTATTTGTATTAACAAGCCATGAAGATTTAGGAAATACAGGAGAAAAAACAGGATTTTGGATAGAAGAATTTGCAACACCTTATTATGTAATGAAAGATAATGGAGTTGAAGTCACCTTAGCATCTCCAAAAGGTGGGCAACCTCCAATTGACCCAAAAAGTACCTCTCCAGATTTTCAAACTCCAGCAACAGTAAGATTTAATGGTGATAAAGAAACCCAAGAAATCTTGTCTAAAACAGTAAAATTGGAAACCGTAAATGAAGCAGATTATGATGCGGTATTTTATCCTGGTGGACACGGACCTTTATGGGATTTAGCTGAAGACAAAAACTCAATTGCTTTAATAGAAAGTTTTTATAGAAATAACAAACCCGTTGCTGCGGTGTGTCACGCTCCAGCTATTTTTAAACACACAAAAAATACAGACGGAACCTCTTTAGTTAATGGAAAAAAAGTAACTGGATTTACAAACGGAGAAGAAGATGCTGTACAATTAACATCAGTAGTACCATTTTTGGTAGAAGATATGCTAAAAAGTAATGGCGGAATTTACTCTAAAAAAGCAGACTGGAATCCTTATGCTGTAGAAGATGGCTTATTAATTACTGGACAAAATCCAGCGTCTTCAGAATTAGTTGCTGAATTATTATTAAAAAAATTAAAGTAA
- a CDS encoding HAD family phosphatase, with product MKVPKDIKCVIFDMDGVIIDSEDIHKKAYYETFTSIGVNVSDELYKTLTGSSTINAFQKLVAHFNLDLNPEELVLDKRKRYVNFFENDPTLHLVKGIEELIKHCYNKGLTLVLASSSAMVNIDRVFDRFHLQEFFTAKISGADLTASKPHPEIFEKAAILGKTPKENCIVIEDSDNGVKAANDARIFVFGFKNPMADDQTLEKADFIINNFKRLLKLL from the coding sequence ATGAAAGTACCAAAAGATATAAAATGTGTCATTTTTGACATGGATGGAGTAATTATAGATTCAGAAGATATTCATAAAAAAGCCTATTATGAAACCTTTACTTCTATTGGTGTAAATGTTTCTGATGAATTATATAAAACCCTTACTGGTTCATCTACCATTAATGCTTTTCAGAAATTAGTTGCTCATTTTAATTTAGATTTAAATCCTGAAGAGTTAGTTTTAGATAAAAGAAAAAGATATGTAAATTTCTTTGAAAATGACCCTACTTTACATTTAGTAAAAGGGATAGAAGAACTTATAAAACATTGCTATAATAAAGGGTTAACTTTAGTTTTAGCTTCTTCTTCTGCAATGGTAAATATTGATAGAGTTTTTGATAGATTTCATTTACAAGAATTTTTTACAGCTAAAATTTCTGGTGCCGATTTAACTGCCTCAAAACCACATCCAGAGATATTTGAAAAAGCTGCTATTTTAGGAAAAACTCCTAAAGAAAATTGTATTGTTATAGAAGATTCAGATAACGGTGTTAAAGCTGCAAATGATGCAAGGATTTTTGTTTTTGGATTTAAAAACCCAATGGCTGATGATCAAACTTTAGAAAAGGCAGATTTTATTATTAATAATTTTAAAAGACTACTAAAGCTCCTCTAA
- a CDS encoding dicarboxylate/amino acid:cation symporter, translated as MKKLALHWKILIGMVLGIIFGFIMNSVDGGKGFVTDWIKPFGTIFINLLKLIAVPLILASLIKGISDLKDISKIKKMGLRTMVIYMMTTLVAIVIGLGIVNIVKPGAGMSAETIEKIKVKYESSNEVVDKLAKASAQNDAGPLQALIDIFPSNIFQSLGNASMLQIIFFALFVGISLLLIPEKKAKPLMDFFDSLNEVVMKMVDLIMLFAPYAVFALLANVIIAFDDTEILLKLLVYALCVVGGLLLMIGFYLILVSVYTKKSPLWFLKQISPAQLLAFSTSSSAATLPVTMERVEEHLGVDKEVSGFVLPVGATINMDGTSLYQAIAAVFIMQVIWPEGLTFSNQLVIVATALLASIGSAAVPSAGMVMLVIVLESIGFPEELLPIGLALIFAVDRPLDMCRTTVNVTGDATVSMIIAKSLGKLHDPKPKEWDDNYDKVK; from the coding sequence ATGAAAAAACTAGCATTACACTGGAAAATTTTAATAGGAATGGTATTGGGTATCATTTTTGGTTTTATAATGAATTCTGTTGATGGAGGAAAAGGCTTCGTAACAGATTGGATAAAACCTTTTGGAACAATTTTCATCAACTTATTAAAATTAATTGCAGTACCATTAATATTAGCTTCTTTAATTAAAGGAATATCAGATTTAAAAGATATTTCTAAGATTAAAAAAATGGGTTTAAGGACGATGGTGATTTATATGATGACTACTTTAGTAGCAATTGTTATTGGCCTTGGAATTGTAAATATTGTGAAACCAGGAGCTGGTATGTCTGCTGAAACAATAGAGAAAATTAAAGTTAAATATGAATCTTCTAATGAAGTTGTAGATAAGCTGGCAAAAGCATCTGCACAAAATGATGCAGGCCCGTTACAAGCACTAATTGATATCTTTCCAAGCAATATTTTTCAGTCATTGGGTAATGCAAGTATGCTTCAAATTATCTTTTTTGCTTTGTTTGTAGGAATTTCATTATTATTAATTCCAGAAAAAAAGGCAAAACCATTAATGGATTTTTTCGATTCATTAAATGAAGTAGTAATGAAAATGGTAGATTTAATTATGCTTTTTGCTCCTTATGCCGTTTTTGCACTATTAGCAAATGTTATAATTGCCTTTGATGATACAGAAATACTCTTAAAACTATTAGTTTATGCATTATGTGTAGTGGGTGGATTATTATTAATGATTGGTTTTTATTTAATATTAGTAAGTGTTTATACAAAAAAATCGCCTTTATGGTTTTTAAAACAAATAAGTCCTGCACAATTATTAGCATTTTCTACAAGTTCTAGTGCCGCTACCTTGCCAGTTACAATGGAAAGAGTAGAAGAGCATTTGGGAGTAGATAAAGAGGTTTCTGGTTTTGTTTTACCCGTTGGAGCAACTATAAATATGGATGGTACAAGCTTATACCAAGCAATTGCAGCAGTATTTATTATGCAAGTTATTTGGCCAGAGGGATTAACTTTTTCTAATCAATTAGTAATTGTTGCAACCGCATTATTAGCCTCTATTGGTTCTGCAGCAGTGCCAAGTGCAGGTATGGTTATGTTAGTTATTGTTTTAGAATCTATTGGTTTTCCAGAAGAATTATTACCAATTGGTTTGGCATTAATATTTGCTGTAGACAGACCTTTAGATATGTGTAGAACTACTGTAAATGTTACTGGTGATGCTACTGTTTCTATGATTATTGCAAAATCTTTAGGAAAATTACACGATCCAAAACCTAAAGAATGGGACGATAATTATGATAAAGTAAAATAA
- the bshA gene encoding N-acetyl-alpha-D-glucosaminyl L-malate synthase BshA has protein sequence MKIGIVCYPTFGGSGVVATELGMALADKGHEVHFITYNQPVRLDFISHHLHFHQVILEEYPLFQYQPYELALSSKMVEIVEKHQLEVLHVHYAIPHAYAAYMAKQMLKEKGIEIKVVTTLHGTDITLVGSHPTYKTAVEFSINNSDVVTAVSNNLKETTNRLFNIKNDIKVIYNFIDIEKYDKAQHQECKRLALAKPEERILTHVSNFRPVKRVEDVIKIFYEINKEIPSKLLLIGDGPDRLKAENLANKLKISDAVLFLGNSTEVAKILCYSDVFLLPSQTESFGLAALEAMAAETAVISTNTGGLPEVNIHGQTGFLSNLGDVNDMAKNAISILKDDVILARFKSNAKKHAKKFSIDNILPVYEEIYTSCYKTIAK, from the coding sequence ATGAAAATAGGAATTGTTTGTTATCCAACATTTGGAGGTAGTGGAGTAGTTGCAACTGAATTAGGAATGGCTTTGGCAGATAAAGGTCATGAAGTTCATTTTATTACTTATAATCAACCTGTTAGGTTAGATTTTATTTCACATCATTTACATTTTCATCAAGTAATTTTGGAAGAATACCCGTTGTTTCAGTATCAACCTTATGAATTAGCATTGTCTAGTAAAATGGTAGAAATTGTAGAAAAACACCAACTTGAAGTTTTACATGTTCATTATGCAATTCCTCATGCATATGCTGCTTACATGGCAAAACAAATGTTGAAAGAAAAAGGAATAGAGATTAAAGTAGTTACAACATTACATGGTACAGATATTACTCTTGTAGGAAGTCATCCAACCTATAAAACAGCTGTAGAATTTAGTATTAATAATTCAGATGTTGTTACCGCAGTTTCTAATAATTTAAAAGAGACTACAAACAGACTTTTTAATATTAAAAATGACATTAAAGTTATTTATAATTTTATTGATATAGAAAAGTATGATAAAGCGCAACATCAAGAATGTAAACGTTTAGCTTTAGCAAAACCAGAAGAACGTATTTTAACACATGTTAGTAATTTTAGGCCTGTAAAAAGAGTAGAAGATGTTATTAAAATATTTTATGAAATAAACAAAGAAATCCCTTCTAAACTTTTATTAATTGGAGACGGACCAGACAGGTTAAAAGCCGAAAATTTAGCAAATAAATTAAAAATTTCTGATGCTGTTTTGTTTTTAGGAAATAGTACAGAAGTTGCTAAAATTTTATGTTATTCTGATGTGTTTTTATTACCCTCTCAAACAGAGAGTTTTGGTTTAGCGGCATTGGAAGCAATGGCTGCTGAAACTGCTGTTATATCTACAAATACAGGTGGTTTGCCAGAGGTAAATATACATGGACAAACTGGATTTTTAAGCAATTTAGGTGATGTTAATGATATGGCTAAAAATGCAATTTCTATTTTAAAGGATGATGTAATTTTAGCGCGTTTTAAGAGTAATGCTAAAAAACACGCTAAAAAGTTTTCTATAGATAATATTTTACCCGTTTATGAAGAAATTTATACCTCTTGTTATAAAACGATTGCTAAATAA
- a CDS encoding ABC transporter ATP-binding protein: MIRIEKLHKSYPIGKDSLHVLKGIDLHIKEGEFVSIMGSSGSGKSTLLNIVGLLDEHDAGDYFLDGQLIKNLNEKKAAILRNKFLGFVFQSFNLISYKTALENVALPLYYKGIARKERLEIALEYLDKVGIKDWANHLPNELSGGQKQRVAIARALVTKPKVVLADEPTGALDSTTTDSVMDLLKDINDEGMTVFVITHEEEVADQTKRIVRLKDGVIISDELVKKPQAV, encoded by the coding sequence ATGATTAGAATAGAAAAACTACATAAATCTTACCCAATTGGTAAAGATTCACTTCATGTTTTAAAAGGAATTGATTTACACATAAAAGAAGGGGAGTTTGTTTCTATTATGGGCTCTTCAGGTTCAGGGAAATCTACTTTATTGAATATTGTTGGCCTTTTAGATGAACACGATGCAGGTGATTATTTTTTAGATGGACAATTAATTAAAAATTTAAATGAAAAGAAAGCAGCAATTTTAAGAAATAAGTTTTTAGGTTTTGTTTTTCAGTCATTTAATTTAATATCATACAAAACAGCATTAGAAAATGTTGCTTTACCATTATATTATAAAGGAATTGCAAGGAAAGAGCGTTTAGAAATTGCGTTAGAATATTTAGATAAAGTAGGTATTAAAGATTGGGCAAATCATTTACCAAATGAACTTTCTGGAGGTCAGAAACAGCGTGTTGCAATTGCAAGAGCATTGGTTACCAAACCTAAAGTTGTATTAGCAGATGAGCCAACAGGGGCATTAGATTCTACAACTACAGATTCTGTAATGGACTTATTAAAGGACATTAATGATGAAGGAATGACCGTTTTTGTAATTACCCATGAAGAAGAAGTAGCAGATCAAACAAAAAGAATAGTTCGTTTAAAAGATGGTGTAATTATTAGTGATGAATTAGTGAAAAAACCTCAAGCCGTTTAA